The following are encoded together in the Acanthochromis polyacanthus isolate Apoly-LR-REF ecotype Palm Island chromosome 14, KAUST_Apoly_ChrSc, whole genome shotgun sequence genome:
- the cd28 gene encoding uncharacterized protein cd28, with translation MQPYRVLSTDGTAQIRCVVHPRPSYHQIEPSHDQTPSYPFPDPEELRVALLKGLYGSQELCSSNIDFLRKPNETDVKQKGEVQCSAQAIDGAVTMSVSGLKATDTDLYRCQIQVFYPPPYLQFVGNGTLIHVLDHSGCPVQEAQKQISHQSEEGEETDLPVKSSAADSVPVLVLLVVIMCVLVVMIYFQTLQCERSRKEVIRTVSGVIHKMDAASFPRDNMA, from the exons ATGCAGCCCTACAGAGTGCTGAGCACCGACGGTACAGCACAGATCCGGTGTGTCGTCCATCCCCGTCCATCCTACCACCAGATTGAACCGTCCCATGACCAAACCCCGTCGTACCCCTTTCCTGACCCCGAGGAGCTCAGAGTGGCCCTGCTGAAGGGCCTCTATGGTTCCCAGGAACTCTGCTCATCCAACATCGACTTCCTCCGGAAGCCAAATGAGACGGATGTGAAGCAGAAGGGGGAG GTGCAGTGCTCTGCTCAGGCCATAGATGGCGCTGTGACGATGTCGGTGTCTGGACTGAAAGCCACAGACACAGATCTGTATCGCTGTCAGATTCAGGTTTTCTACCCGCCCCCATATCTGCAGTTCGTCGGCAACGGGACACTGATCCACGTCCTCG ATCACTCAGGTTGTCCTGTACAGGAAGCTCAGAAACAGATTTCACACCAGAgtgaagaaggagaggagacTGATTTACCAGTTAAGAGCTCGGCAGCAGACAGCGTTCCTGTTCTCGTCCTGCTCGTCGTGATCATGTGTGTCCTCGTCGTCATGATCTACTTCCAG actctgcagtgtgaacggtcgAGGAAGGAGGTCATCAGAACGGTGTCTGGTGTCATTCATAAGATGGACGCTGCTTCGTTTCCACGAGACAACATGGCATGA